One window of the Archangium primigenium genome contains the following:
- the yidC gene encoding membrane protein insertase YidC, protein MNNDLDPLSPNSAESQKRLLMALGLAMLLTLAYTTFLSPQGPPPGAGEADAGTPVALADAGTSPGAAERPAGTPPSPGSGSEGAQVAEAAPEPPVRTVDLKRIETLYAFSTEGAGLTSAVLQGVKMREQAHLSITDGYKMLFGGEVPPPPQMNLAQPVAGQPLPLAVAISGQASLPATARYALVESEDTRGATFTARQGPWEVTKRVEWPEEGFELLYTVQVKNTSARALTGELAVHYHRAIDPNNEHAPSFFGGVGNLSYASCHVGEDKHKLAADEKQPEPEALRGQVHYFGIDQQYFLSALYPLEGPTPGRCDLVATPTARGVVAHFPLTAEAGQTVTLRFGGYLGPKEPDLLAALPGAALRQAASLPASARAPELSETIDYGMWAVIAKLLVGIMKFFHGLTGNWGVAIILLTVLVKTLLLPLTHRSMVSMEAMKKLQPRIEELRKKYGEDRERQNLEMMKLYQEAKVNPLGGCLPMLIQMPVWIALFTALRNSYDIYQEPFFGPVWRDLTYKDPTYLLPVALGVSMIITQRLQPQMGDPAQARIMTWVVPIIFTATLFNYPAGLALYIFTNNLLSIAQQYGLRKWLASRELATATAGGPPPSTGGKRK, encoded by the coding sequence ATGAACAACGACCTGGATCCGCTCTCGCCCAACTCGGCCGAATCCCAGAAGCGGCTGCTGATGGCGCTCGGGCTCGCCATGTTGCTCACGCTCGCCTACACCACCTTCCTGTCCCCCCAGGGCCCGCCGCCCGGCGCGGGCGAGGCGGACGCGGGCACGCCGGTGGCGCTCGCCGACGCGGGCACGTCCCCGGGCGCGGCCGAGCGCCCCGCGGGCACGCCCCCCTCCCCGGGCAGCGGGAGCGAGGGCGCCCAGGTGGCCGAGGCCGCCCCCGAGCCGCCCGTACGCACGGTGGACCTCAAGCGCATCGAGACGCTCTACGCCTTCTCCACCGAGGGCGCGGGCCTGACCTCGGCGGTGCTCCAGGGCGTGAAGATGCGCGAGCAGGCGCACCTGTCCATCACCGACGGCTACAAGATGCTCTTCGGGGGCGAGGTGCCGCCGCCGCCGCAGATGAACCTGGCGCAGCCGGTGGCGGGCCAGCCCCTGCCGCTCGCGGTGGCCATCTCCGGCCAGGCGAGCCTGCCGGCCACGGCGCGCTACGCGCTGGTGGAGTCCGAGGACACCCGGGGCGCGACCTTCACGGCGCGCCAGGGCCCGTGGGAAGTCACCAAGCGCGTGGAGTGGCCCGAGGAGGGCTTCGAGCTGCTCTACACCGTGCAGGTGAAGAACACCTCGGCGCGCGCGCTCACCGGCGAGCTCGCGGTGCACTACCACCGCGCCATCGACCCGAACAACGAGCACGCCCCGTCCTTCTTCGGCGGCGTGGGCAACCTCAGCTACGCCTCGTGCCACGTGGGCGAGGACAAGCACAAGCTCGCCGCGGACGAGAAGCAGCCCGAGCCCGAGGCGCTGCGCGGCCAGGTGCACTACTTCGGCATCGACCAGCAGTACTTCCTCTCCGCGCTCTACCCGCTGGAGGGCCCCACCCCGGGCCGGTGTGACCTGGTGGCCACGCCCACCGCGCGCGGCGTGGTGGCGCACTTCCCGCTCACCGCCGAGGCCGGCCAGACGGTGACGCTGCGCTTTGGCGGCTACCTGGGCCCCAAGGAGCCCGACCTGCTCGCCGCCCTGCCCGGCGCTGCCCTGCGCCAGGCCGCGAGCCTGCCCGCGAGCGCCCGCGCCCCGGAGCTCTCCGAGACGATCGACTACGGCATGTGGGCCGTCATCGCCAAGCTGCTCGTCGGCATCATGAAGTTCTTCCACGGCCTCACCGGCAACTGGGGCGTGGCCATCATCCTGCTCACCGTGCTCGTCAAGACGCTGCTGCTGCCGCTCACCCACCGCTCCATGGTGAGCATGGAGGCCATGAAGAAGCTCCAGCCGCGCATCGAGGAGCTGCGCAAGAAGTACGGCGAGGACCGCGAGCGGCAGAACCTGGAGATGATGAAGCTCTACCAGGAGGCCAAGGTGAACCCCCTGGGCGGCTGCCTGCCCATGCTCATCCAGATGCCGGTGTGGATCGCCCTCTTCACGGCCCTGCGCAACAGCTACGACATCTACCAGGAGCCCTTCTTCGGCCCGGTGTGGCGCGACCTCACCTACAAGGACCCCACCTACCTGCTGCCCGTGGCCCTGGGCGTGAGCATGATCATCACCCAGCGGCTGCAGCCCCAGATGGGTGACCCGGCCCAGGCGCGCATCATGACCTGGGTGGTGCCCATCATCTTCACCGCCACGCTCTTCAACTACCCGGCGGGCCTCGCGCTCTACATCTTCACCAACAACCTCTTGTCCATCGCCCAGCAGTACGGCCTGCGCAAGTGGCTCGCCAGCCGGGAGCTCGCCACGGCCACCGCCGGCGGCCCGCCGCCCTCCACCGGAGGCAAGCGCAAGTGA
- a CDS encoding class I SAM-dependent methyltransferase — MFHPKGPSVLELVRQGLQSVERGYDLLAPKFEYTPFRTPEPVVAASLLLAGADRSVASALDVCCGTGAGMRHLRPLCRERVVGLDLSQGMLDEARRQLADAPGEAALEFVQGDALALPWTETFDLVTSFGAFGHILEADEPRLVAGIHRVLRPGGRFLFVTGEEPSRLRPGYWMAKAFNAAMHVRNAVWRPPFVMYYLTFLLPRARALLEAQGFQVDVYRDVFPAPYDRFGLCGVIATRR; from the coding sequence ATGTTCCATCCCAAGGGTCCCAGCGTCCTGGAGCTCGTGCGGCAGGGGCTCCAGTCGGTGGAGCGGGGCTATGACTTGCTCGCGCCCAAGTTCGAGTACACGCCGTTTCGCACGCCCGAGCCGGTGGTGGCCGCGAGCCTGCTGCTGGCCGGGGCGGACCGGAGCGTGGCGAGCGCGCTGGACGTGTGCTGCGGCACGGGCGCGGGCATGCGCCACCTGCGCCCGCTGTGCCGCGAGCGCGTGGTGGGGCTGGACCTGAGCCAGGGCATGCTGGACGAGGCCCGGCGCCAGCTCGCGGACGCGCCGGGCGAGGCCGCGCTCGAGTTCGTCCAGGGAGACGCCCTGGCGCTGCCCTGGACGGAGACGTTCGACCTGGTGACGAGCTTTGGCGCCTTCGGCCACATCCTCGAGGCGGACGAGCCCCGGCTGGTGGCGGGCATCCACCGGGTGCTGCGCCCCGGGGGCCGCTTCCTCTTCGTCACCGGGGAGGAGCCCTCGCGGCTGCGGCCCGGGTACTGGATGGCCAAGGCCTTCAACGCCGCCATGCACGTGCGCAACGCCGTGTGGCGCCCGCCCTTCGTCATGTACTACCTGACGTTCCTGCTGCCGCGCGCCCGTGCGCTGCTCGAGGCCCAGGGCTTCCAGGTGGACGTGTACCGGGACGTCTTCCCCGCGCCCTATGACCGCTTCGGCCTGTGCGGGGTCATCGCCACCCGGCGCTAG
- the dnaA gene encoding chromosomal replication initiator protein DnaA — protein sequence MNALARTAAPPSSAENLWERMLDCFRQDKLDYALGWVGRMRPLEVREEVLVLGVPDRFYRDWVDDHYRPLLESTLARVTDGPVKIGYEVVAGLAPSPTLQAAPAARPDGPRPPRMNARFTFQSYVVADSNQLAAAAAAAVSDSPGRAYNPLYVYGGTGLGKTHLLHAIGNKIWERDPSQRVVYLSSEQFTNEFIESVREQRMPEFRRKFRDECDVLLIDDVQFLGRKEETQREFFHTFNTLHELGKAIILTSDMVPAEVPGLEDRLRSRFSMGLITDIQEPNFETRVAILQKKSALEGMDLPDDVAHFIARAIQKNVRELEGALVKVSAIHSLSRQPVTVDFAAHVLKDVLPSRQVVDVESIQKEVARYYKVPVEALKEDRRHKALAHARQVAMYLSRKLTKGSFPEIAARFGKDHSTVISAVRKVEKLRETDTGVKRELDELEAKLTGE from the coding sequence GTGAACGCGCTCGCCCGCACCGCCGCTCCTCCTTCAAGTGCCGAGAATCTCTGGGAGCGGATGCTCGACTGCTTCCGCCAGGACAAGCTCGACTACGCCCTGGGGTGGGTGGGCCGGATGCGCCCCCTGGAGGTCCGCGAGGAGGTGCTGGTGCTGGGCGTGCCCGACCGGTTCTACCGGGACTGGGTGGACGATCACTACCGGCCGCTCCTGGAGTCCACGCTGGCCCGGGTGACGGACGGGCCGGTGAAGATTGGCTACGAGGTGGTGGCGGGCCTGGCGCCGAGCCCCACGCTCCAGGCGGCGCCCGCCGCGCGCCCCGACGGCCCCCGGCCCCCGCGCATGAACGCGCGCTTCACCTTCCAGAGCTACGTGGTGGCCGACAGCAACCAGCTCGCCGCCGCGGCGGCCGCCGCCGTGAGCGACAGCCCCGGCCGGGCCTACAACCCGCTCTACGTGTACGGCGGCACGGGCCTGGGCAAGACGCACCTGCTCCACGCCATCGGCAATAAAATCTGGGAGCGCGACCCCAGCCAGCGCGTGGTCTACCTGTCGAGCGAGCAGTTCACCAACGAGTTCATCGAGAGCGTGCGCGAGCAGCGCATGCCGGAGTTCCGCCGCAAGTTCCGCGACGAGTGCGACGTGCTGCTCATCGACGACGTGCAGTTCCTCGGCCGCAAGGAGGAGACCCAGCGCGAGTTCTTCCACACCTTCAACACCCTGCACGAGCTGGGCAAGGCCATCATCCTCACCAGCGACATGGTGCCCGCCGAGGTGCCGGGGCTGGAGGACCGGCTGCGCAGCCGCTTCAGCATGGGGCTCATCACGGACATCCAGGAGCCCAACTTCGAGACGCGCGTGGCCATCCTCCAGAAGAAGTCGGCGCTCGAGGGCATGGACCTGCCGGACGACGTGGCGCACTTCATCGCGCGCGCCATCCAGAAGAACGTGCGCGAGCTGGAGGGGGCGCTGGTGAAGGTGAGCGCCATCCACTCGCTGTCGCGCCAGCCGGTGACGGTGGACTTCGCGGCGCACGTGCTCAAGGACGTGCTGCCCAGCCGCCAGGTGGTGGACGTGGAGTCCATCCAGAAGGAAGTGGCGCGCTACTACAAGGTGCCCGTGGAGGCCCTGAAGGAGGACCGGCGGCACAAGGCGCTCGCCCACGCGCGCCAGGTGGCCATGTACCTGAGCCGCAAGCTCACCAAGGGCTCCTTCCCGGAGATCGCCGCGCGCTTTGGCAAGGACCACTCCACCGTCATCTCCGCGGTGCGCAAGGTGGAGAAGCTGCGCGAGACCGACACCGGCGTGAAGCGCGAGCTGGACGAGCTGGAAGCGAAGCTGACCGGCGAGTAG
- a CDS encoding NAD(P)-dependent oxidoreductase, which produces MRLTVFGATGRVGHTLVHDALGQGHEVTAYVRDPKRLGLKHARLLIKKGSLEDGVTVADAIRGSEVVVSALGARDATHAVTVVTEGLRSIVAAMKAEGVQRLVTVGAAGLLPHASGGLTGEHGVPPFLRHAFEDHRGAFLGLRESDLDWVVVCPPVMPSGVKTGKYRTAVEALPTGGRQVYAEDVADFTLKVATGQDHHRVRVGIVGD; this is translated from the coding sequence ATGCGGTTGACGGTCTTCGGAGCGACGGGGCGGGTCGGGCACACACTGGTGCACGACGCGCTGGGGCAGGGGCACGAGGTGACGGCGTACGTGCGGGATCCGAAACGGCTGGGCCTCAAGCACGCGCGGCTCCTCATCAAGAAGGGCAGCCTGGAGGACGGCGTCACCGTGGCCGACGCCATCCGGGGCTCGGAGGTGGTGGTGAGCGCGCTCGGCGCCCGGGACGCCACCCACGCCGTCACCGTCGTCACCGAGGGCCTGCGCAGCATCGTGGCCGCCATGAAGGCCGAGGGCGTGCAGCGGCTCGTCACCGTGGGCGCCGCGGGCCTCCTGCCCCACGCGTCCGGCGGCCTCACCGGCGAGCACGGCGTGCCGCCCTTCCTGCGCCACGCCTTCGAGGATCACCGGGGGGCCTTCCTCGGCCTGCGCGAGAGTGATCTCGACTGGGTGGTGGTGTGTCCGCCCGTCATGCCCAGCGGCGTGAAGACGGGCAAGTACCGCACCGCCGTGGAGGCCCTGCCCACGGGCGGCCGTCAGGTGTACGCCGAGGACGTGGCCGACTTCACCCTCAAGGTGGCCACCGGCCAGGACCACCACCGGGTGCGCGTGGGCATCGTCGGGGACTGA
- the rpmH gene encoding 50S ribosomal protein L34, translated as MSKRTYQPSKIKRNRTHGFRKRNSTRAGQDVLSRRRAKGRKRLVVSAYKK; from the coding sequence GTGTCCAAGCGCACCTACCAGCCCTCGAAGATCAAGCGCAACCGCACCCACGGGTTCCGCAAGCGCAACTCCACCCGCGCGGGCCAGGACGTGCTCAGCCGCCGCCGCGCCAAGGGCCGCAAGCGTCTGGTCGTGTCCGCCTACAAGAAGTAG
- a CDS encoding M16 family metallopeptidase, producing MKAFIAAAALALGAPAFAQQHEAKPLSPGREALALPFEKYTLPNGLEVLLARDAKLPVVAVNIWYHVGSYDEQPGRTGFAHLFEHMMFQGSKHVPDDVHIGLLEQLGATDLNGTTSFDRTNYFETVPSNQLATALWLESDRMGFLLDALDEKKLRTQQEVVKNERRQTLETRPYGLAQEKLWQTLFPAPHPYFGKIIGSMADLDAATVDDVKAFFRTWYTPANATLAIVGDFDPAQARALVEKYFATLQGSAKPARPQVAPLTRTREQVIRHDEKVGTLPLVSMAWLSPPYLTEGDAIADVLANVLGTGKSSRLYKHLVVDKGLAQSVSANQQSLGAQSVFTVEAVARPGVSSDALAKELDVVLDTLRREGPTPAELDQARTRFETQMLAGLQSVGSFGGKADVLQTYNHHKGDPGFLMGDLERYDAVTPESVRAFMRESLQPQQRVVLHAVPSAPAAGSPPAPQKEKP from the coding sequence ATGAAAGCATTCATCGCCGCCGCCGCCCTCGCCCTTGGCGCCCCGGCCTTCGCCCAGCAACACGAGGCGAAGCCGCTGAGCCCCGGACGCGAGGCGCTGGCGCTTCCCTTCGAGAAGTACACGCTGCCCAACGGGCTGGAGGTCCTGCTCGCGCGCGACGCCAAGCTGCCCGTGGTGGCCGTCAACATCTGGTACCACGTGGGCTCCTATGACGAGCAGCCGGGCCGCACCGGCTTCGCCCACCTCTTCGAGCACATGATGTTCCAGGGCTCCAAGCACGTGCCGGACGACGTGCACATCGGCCTGCTCGAGCAGCTGGGCGCCACGGACCTCAACGGCACCACGAGCTTCGATCGCACCAACTACTTCGAGACGGTGCCGAGCAACCAGCTCGCCACGGCGCTCTGGCTGGAGAGCGACCGCATGGGCTTCCTGCTCGACGCGCTCGACGAGAAGAAGCTGCGCACCCAGCAGGAGGTGGTGAAGAACGAGCGCCGCCAGACGCTGGAGACGCGCCCCTACGGGCTCGCCCAGGAGAAGCTCTGGCAGACGCTCTTCCCCGCGCCCCACCCGTACTTCGGGAAGATCATCGGCTCCATGGCGGACCTGGACGCGGCCACCGTGGACGACGTGAAGGCCTTCTTCCGCACCTGGTACACGCCCGCCAACGCCACGCTCGCCATCGTGGGGGACTTCGACCCCGCCCAGGCGCGCGCCCTGGTGGAGAAGTACTTCGCCACGCTCCAGGGCAGCGCCAAGCCCGCGCGGCCCCAGGTGGCCCCGCTCACGCGCACCCGGGAGCAAGTCATTCGCCACGACGAGAAGGTGGGCACGCTGCCGCTCGTGAGCATGGCGTGGCTGAGCCCCCCCTACCTCACCGAAGGCGACGCCATCGCGGACGTGCTCGCCAACGTGCTCGGCACGGGCAAGTCCAGCCGGCTCTACAAGCACCTGGTGGTGGACAAGGGGCTCGCGCAGAGCGTGAGCGCCAACCAGCAGAGCCTGGGCGCCCAGTCCGTCTTCACCGTGGAGGCCGTGGCCCGGCCCGGCGTGTCCAGTGACGCGCTCGCCAAGGAGCTCGACGTGGTGCTCGACACCCTGCGCCGCGAGGGCCCCACCCCCGCGGAGCTCGACCAGGCGCGCACGCGCTTCGAGACGCAGATGCTCGCGGGGCTCCAGTCCGTGGGCAGCTTCGGCGGCAAGGCCGACGTGCTGCAGACGTACAACCACCACAAGGGCGACCCGGGCTTCCTCATGGGCGACCTGGAGCGCTACGACGCGGTGACGCCCGAGTCGGTGCGCGCCTTCATGCGCGAGTCGCTCCAGCCCCAGCAGCGCGTGGTGCTGCACGCCGTGCCCTCGGCCCCCGCGGCCGGTTCCCCGCCCGCTCCCCAGAAGGAGAAGCCCTGA
- the rnpA gene encoding ribonuclease P protein component, with amino-acid sequence MKVEGQAPTRDERFPKASRLLKRREFLEVQEKGQKLPADCLLGLARPNGRPYSRVGLTISSKVGNAVERARLRRLLRECFRKRQGQWPPGVDVVLVVRQSAKDASFAVVSRAFDGVTRKLQRLLPSAPRESR; translated from the coding sequence GTGAAGGTCGAGGGACAGGCTCCCACCCGCGACGAGCGCTTCCCCAAGGCCTCGCGCCTCCTCAAGCGGCGCGAGTTCCTCGAGGTCCAGGAGAAGGGTCAGAAGCTTCCCGCTGACTGTCTCCTGGGGCTCGCGAGGCCCAACGGTCGGCCGTACAGCCGGGTGGGCCTCACCATCTCCAGCAAGGTGGGCAACGCCGTGGAGCGGGCCCGCCTGCGTCGGCTCCTGCGGGAGTGCTTCCGCAAGCGCCAGGGCCAGTGGCCCCCCGGAGTGGATGTCGTCCTCGTGGTGCGCCAGTCCGCCAAGGACGCTTCCTTCGCCGTCGTGTCGCGGGCCTTCGATGGCGTCACCCGCAAGCTCCAGCGGCTCCTCCCCTCGGCCCCCCGCGAGTCCCGATGA
- a CDS encoding tRNA modification GTPase: MHPPVATLAALATAPAAGAVGILRLSGPAALDVGRLLAPSVPEAPTPRHAYLARFVDAQGAALDEGLFLYFRAPHSFTGEDVVELQAHGGPRLLRLLLARALAHPAVRPAGPGEFTRRAFLNGRLDLTRAEAVADLVAADSEAAVRAAAAGLSGALAARVAALEAPLGALHADLEGVLDFPEEAEGADADAVPRLAHLEAEARALLAEAGRGRLVRRGARVALYGPVNAGKSTLFNRLVGEARALVDEEPGTTRDVLEARLEWEGLSLTLLDTAGLRETPGRVEALGIARAREALGTVDLAVLVLPPGASPAEAEGWRAEAGDTPVLRVAGKSDVGVGVGDALAVSGRTGAGVEALRAEVLGRLWGGGAPGAVALVSERHADALRRAAEALARAREALAVSTLEAVSGEVGLAREALGEVSGTSASEALLDALFARFCIGK; encoded by the coding sequence ATGCACCCGCCCGTCGCCACCCTCGCCGCGCTCGCCACCGCTCCCGCCGCCGGAGCGGTGGGCATCCTCCGGCTGTCCGGCCCCGCCGCCCTCGACGTGGGCCGCCTGCTCGCCCCGTCCGTGCCCGAGGCCCCCACGCCCCGCCATGCCTACCTCGCGCGCTTCGTGGACGCGCAGGGCGCCGCGCTCGACGAGGGCCTCTTCCTCTACTTCCGCGCGCCCCACTCCTTCACCGGCGAGGACGTCGTCGAGCTGCAGGCCCACGGCGGGCCGCGCCTGCTCCGCCTCTTGCTCGCGCGCGCCCTCGCCCACCCCGCCGTGCGCCCCGCCGGCCCGGGCGAGTTCACCCGCCGCGCCTTCTTGAATGGCCGCCTGGATTTGACGCGCGCCGAGGCCGTGGCGGACCTCGTGGCCGCGGACTCGGAGGCCGCCGTGCGCGCCGCCGCGGCGGGCCTGTCCGGGGCCCTGGCCGCGCGGGTGGCCGCCCTGGAGGCCCCGCTGGGCGCGCTGCACGCGGACCTGGAAGGCGTGCTGGACTTCCCCGAGGAGGCCGAGGGCGCGGACGCGGACGCGGTGCCCCGGCTCGCGCACCTGGAGGCCGAGGCCCGGGCCCTGCTCGCCGAGGCGGGCCGGGGACGGCTCGTGCGGCGGGGGGCGCGCGTGGCGCTCTACGGGCCCGTCAACGCGGGCAAGTCCACGCTCTTCAACCGGCTGGTCGGCGAGGCGCGCGCGCTGGTGGACGAGGAGCCCGGCACCACCCGAGACGTGCTGGAAGCGCGCCTGGAATGGGAGGGCCTTTCCCTCACCCTCTTGGACACCGCGGGCCTGCGCGAGACGCCCGGCCGGGTGGAGGCGCTCGGCATCGCCCGCGCGCGCGAGGCCCTGGGCACGGTGGATCTGGCGGTGCTGGTGCTGCCCCCGGGCGCCTCCCCGGCCGAGGCCGAGGGCTGGCGCGCCGAGGCCGGGGACACGCCCGTGCTCCGCGTGGCGGGCAAGAGCGACGTCGGGGTCGGCGTCGGGGACGCGCTCGCGGTGAGTGGCCGCACGGGGGCGGGGGTGGAGGCCCTGCGCGCCGAGGTGCTCGGGCGGCTGTGGGGCGGAGGCGCGCCGGGCGCGGTGGCCCTGGTGTCCGAGCGCCACGCGGACGCCCTGCGGCGCGCGGCCGAGGCCCTGGCGCGGGCGCGCGAGGCCCTGGCGGTGAGCACCCTGGAGGCGGTGTCCGGCGAGGTGGGCCTCGCCCGCGAGGCGCTCGGCGAGGTGTCGGGAACGAGCGCCTCCGAGGCGCTACTCGACGCCCTCTTCGCGCGCTTCTGCATCGGCAAGTGA
- the yidD gene encoding membrane protein insertion efficiency factor YidD: MSPLASLLALPIRFYRRWISPWLPPACRFHPTCSVYALEALQKHGAFRGLGLTLRRLSRCQPFHPGGFDPVP; the protein is encoded by the coding sequence ATGAGTCCCCTCGCCTCGCTCCTCGCGCTGCCCATCCGTTTCTACCGGCGGTGGATCTCCCCGTGGCTGCCTCCGGCATGCCGCTTCCACCCCACGTGTTCCGTGTACGCCCTGGAGGCGCTCCAGAAGCATGGCGCCTTTCGTGGTCTTGGCCTCACCCTGCGCCGGCTGAGTCGCTGCCAGCCCTTCCATCCGGGCGGTTTCGACCCGGTGCCCTGA
- a CDS encoding Uma2 family endonuclease, whose amino-acid sequence MCDSQVAYSALEALPMGWVGEILDEELVASPRLAPPQARAAFMLGVELGERLDPRRGGSGRWCLLRAPELRLGPDVLVPDLAGWRRERFEQAGGQDAPFLRVAPDWVCEVLGPSTAALDRTRKLPAYARAGVSHVWLVDPGARTLEHFQRVKRGWLLAGVHEGDALIRAEPFASTALELGALWMPPEGHLELVR is encoded by the coding sequence ATGTGCGACAGCCAGGTGGCGTACTCGGCGCTCGAGGCGCTGCCGATGGGGTGGGTGGGGGAGATTCTCGACGAGGAGCTGGTGGCCTCGCCCCGCCTGGCCCCGCCACAGGCCCGCGCCGCGTTCATGCTGGGCGTGGAGTTGGGCGAGCGGCTCGACCCGAGGCGCGGCGGCTCCGGCCGCTGGTGCCTCCTGCGCGCGCCCGAGCTGCGCCTGGGCCCGGACGTGCTCGTGCCGGACCTCGCCGGCTGGCGCCGCGAGCGCTTCGAGCAGGCCGGGGGACAGGACGCGCCCTTCCTGCGCGTCGCGCCGGACTGGGTGTGCGAGGTGCTCGGCCCCTCCACCGCCGCCCTGGACCGCACGCGCAAGCTGCCCGCCTACGCGCGCGCCGGCGTGTCCCATGTCTGGCTCGTGGACCCCGGGGCCCGCACGCTCGAGCACTTCCAGCGCGTCAAGCGCGGCTGGTTGCTCGCGGGCGTGCACGAGGGCGACGCGCTCATCCGCGCCGAGCCCTTCGCCTCCACGGCGCTGGAGCTCGGCGCGTTGTGGATGCCCCCGGAGGGGCACCTGGAGCTCGTCCGTTAG
- a CDS encoding general secretion pathway protein GspE, producing the protein MTRKRLGEILLEKRMVDSGQLNTALTHHRHGGAPLGQVMLDLRLCTATQLLEALALQTGVPMLDLDREPLDPALGRQVPRRLAERHRLVPLRLEGPRDTVLVVAIAAPASLQSLEAVRTVTNKSWVVPKLVTDEALARALERLYGPAADADDTLVPGLPLPEDIDASAVLADALGDTTFEGLLERTLHALPEVPRTDGLVLVYGWRDGVGEALVRLLAREGHRAAVATEGEVLTARKNALVLAPLPWLEVLPRRPRARLLAAGKDPLRDGERARRFGAHGFLPAAPLDEARLRDEVRRLLGEAHGLQD; encoded by the coding sequence ATGACGAGGAAGCGGCTGGGGGAAATCCTGTTGGAGAAGCGCATGGTCGACAGCGGCCAGCTCAACACCGCGCTCACCCACCACCGCCATGGGGGCGCGCCGCTGGGCCAGGTGATGCTGGACCTGCGGCTGTGCACCGCCACCCAGCTGCTCGAGGCGCTCGCGCTGCAGACGGGCGTGCCCATGCTGGACCTGGACCGCGAGCCGTTGGACCCCGCGCTGGGGCGGCAGGTGCCCCGGCGCCTCGCCGAGCGGCACCGGCTGGTGCCCCTGCGGCTGGAGGGCCCGCGGGACACGGTGCTCGTGGTGGCCATCGCCGCGCCCGCGAGCCTGCAGTCCCTGGAGGCGGTGCGCACCGTGACGAACAAGAGCTGGGTGGTGCCCAAGCTCGTGACGGACGAGGCGCTCGCGCGCGCCCTCGAGCGGCTCTACGGCCCGGCCGCGGACGCGGACGACACCCTCGTCCCGGGCCTGCCGCTGCCGGAGGACATCGACGCGAGCGCCGTGCTCGCGGACGCGCTCGGGGACACGACCTTCGAGGGGCTGCTCGAGCGCACCCTGCATGCCCTGCCGGAGGTGCCGCGCACGGACGGCCTGGTGCTCGTGTACGGGTGGCGGGACGGGGTGGGGGAGGCGCTGGTGCGGCTGCTCGCGCGGGAGGGGCACCGCGCGGCCGTGGCCACCGAGGGCGAGGTGCTCACCGCGCGCAAGAACGCGCTGGTGCTCGCGCCGCTGCCGTGGCTGGAGGTGCTGCCGCGTCGGCCCCGCGCGCGGCTGCTCGCGGCGGGCAAGGATCCCCTGCGGGACGGGGAGCGGGCGCGGCGCTTCGGGGCGCACGGCTTCCTCCCGGCGGCCCCGCTGGACGAGGCGCGGCTGCGGGACGAGGTGCGGCGACTGCTGGGCGAGGCCCACGGCCTCCAGGACTAA